One genomic window of Numida meleagris isolate 19003 breed g44 Domestic line chromosome 1, NumMel1.0, whole genome shotgun sequence includes the following:
- the USF3 gene encoding basic helix-loop-helix domain-containing protein USF3 isoform X1 — translation MVPAVGAPPPSPPSPPVLFSETMPEMTENETPTKKQHRKKNRETHNAVERHRKKKINAGINRIGELIPCSPALKQSKNMILDQAFKYITEMKRQNDELLLNGGNNEQAEEIKKLRKQLDELQKENGRYIELLKANDICLYDDPTIHWKGNLKNAKVSVVIPSDQVQKNIIVYSNGSQPNGNNQGASVQGITFNVGHNLQKQTANVVPVQRTCNLVTPVTISGIYPAENKPRSQSTVSPLAPAQVVPSGNALELSILENEQGVLATASSQNTSQSRTEQGLQCSSDNALQNGQSLPKSKGDEGGSKSTKKTLLQGISLPSSASMEAEKVQHMNATSSKTPNSRNEFQESSVISTTGTAVVPSVRLSAADSFSSVNVLKSMDLISSAGTPVTSAAEGMKAVTVISTLPASPLENCWSFSGSTGVVPSDLKNMSSLTRMPSAGNTQTTWTTLQLAGNTVQPLSQTPSSIMTALLSEPVNGASTVSPAHSRPLTTSISLNTLPIDGQAAEQIVVTLPSCPSLPMQPLISQPQVKTQAAGSILPLNSTMQVIQMAQPVASAVTGAPANQNVIILQPPNTAPCPPIVRAEVPSQNVSQQIVIIQAASQNPLPLLSAQPSASVRVPVNGPVAVANSSNSVQNAHLPQTFGGKHLVHILPRPSSLPSSSSTQTFSVTMSNQQHPQTISLNGQLFALQPVMSSSGASNQAPMQIIQPTTSEDPNTNVALNTFGALANLNQSISQMAGQSCLHLSLSHPTNPTTVHNQITTVNCVSLPASAPPSVPLEGSVLTSASTSTNVSPKKAAAGFLSNTKSKRTNKKQSTKKHLAANIKVSCPAIPCKDAGKADSASVEAVAKHSKGEGLPENIPAVSQALGTLQTSGTSISPSKEAECSEQAVGSCPVPETTSSELPAPSPLQLAVSERLALVPPTARDAAPLLPVPQSQSNPLTSSASSESSTCCEPPATLTSSQTEGHGTSSQVAGASAVQSSTVGQTSTAGTTSESCNVPQGSSVVMQDVDLLEGQGLTKMLSDLTKERTVVEKSSSFAVQGEHSNFPMENSKSVDSNVDLPEKQELLLMNTESDVLSQHHTCVSDQEVVSAALIASRQADSPMSTSSGSSRGFSVASMLPDTTREDVTSNTSTSTCNSCTFSEQPDIVALAARAIFDQESLEKSGGGMQVNLRETISKSTEVATLEREQQTFKPLPVKESNAGPLETASNKFSAQDTVQTNVDRQVEKPSCSVGGVETSNSLQISASQSQSITSLSVNNLIHQSRIVHPLVSCSSLSQPSEPASIPATVGLSLPSSSYVNPSPRPAMMSEYAQEQLNAIRANSMQAPQLQESHLKQQNHEGRKDSAKRAVQDDLLLSTAKRQKQCQTAPLRLEGMALMNRTPENIADQTQMLVGQMPSNSSNSVASLSNQGHADGLSRLFPSNSNFVTPALRQTEVQCNSQPSISEQQGPAGQHLQPIQHVPAQGISHLHNNHPYLKQQQAGQLRERHHLYQLQHHVTHGENSVHSQPHGVHQQRTIQQEVQMQKKRNLIQGTQAPQLSLQQKHHGSDQTRQKGGQPHPHHQQMQQQMQQHFGASQPEKNCENPATSRNHHSHPQSHINQDIMHQQQQDVSSRQQGSASEHVSGHNPMQRLMTSRGLEPQMVSQASIVTRPSDMTCTPHRQERNRVSSYSAEALIGKTPSNSEQRIGISLQGPRVSDQLEMRSYIDASRNKGLVIHNMQGRISIDHTVGSDVQRLSDCQTFKPAGPNQQPAGNFDVQASRNSEIGNSVSSLRGMQSQAFRIGQNTGPSIERQKRLPYQPVQGIPTGNSLPSRENENTCHQSFMQSLLAPNLGDQVSGSQRSIPEHARNTQCGASSTIEYSCPPARESVHIRRDGDGQNRESCDMSIGTINTRNSSLTIPFSTSSSSGDIQGRNTSPNISVQKSNPMRMTDSHGTKSHMNTPVSSNMHGVVRPTHPHPAVSHGNGEQGQPSVRQPNSSVTQRSRHPLQDNNGSKIRQPERNRSGNQRHGNVFDPSLPHLPLSTSSSMILGRQQSTIEKRGSIVRFMSDGPQVSNDNAASDQHTLSQNFGFPFIPEGGMNPPINANASFIPPVTQPSATRTPALIPVDPQNTLPSFYPPYSPAHPTLSNDISIPYFPNQMFPNPSTEKPSSGGLNNRFGSILSPPRPVGFAQPSFPLLPDMPPMHMTNTSHLSNFNLTSLFPEIATALPPDGSAMSPLLSIANTSASDSSKQPSNRPAHNISHILGHDCSSAV, via the exons GTTCTCTTCTCTGAAACCATGCCAGAGATGACAGAGAATGAGACACCTACTAAGAAGCAACATCG aaagaaaaatcgAGAGACGCATAATGCAG TGGAGAGACATcgaaagaaaaagattaatgcTGGGATAAACAGAATTGGAGAACTCAttccctgctctccagcactTAAACAG agcAAGAACATGATCCTGGATCAGGCCTTTAAGTacataacagaaatgaaaaggcaGAACGATGAGCTTCTGTTAAATGGAGGGAACAATGAACAGG ctgaagaGATAAAAAAACTGCGGAAACAACTGGATGAACTCCAAAAGGAAAATGGGAGATACATCGAACTACTGAAAGCCAATGATATTTGTCTGTATGATGATCCTACAATCCACTGGAAGGGGAATCTCAAAAATGCAAAGGTCTCAGTTGTTATTCCTAGTGATCAAGTTCAAAAGAACATTATCGTCTATTCAAATGGGAGTCAACCCAATGGAAATAACCAGGGAGCATCTGTCCAGGGAATAACATTTAATGTTGGTCATaatttacaaaagcaaacagccaACGTTGTGCCAGTCCAGAGAACTTGCAACCTAGTGACTCCTGTGACAATTTCTGGTATTTACCCTGCAGAAAATAAGCCACGGTCTCAGAGTACAGTTTCTCCACTGGCACCTGCTCAGGTGGTTCCATCAGGGAATGCTCTTGAACTTTCCATCCTAGAGAATGAGCAAGGTGTGCTTGCTACTGCTAGCTCACAGAACACTTCTCAATCCAGAACAGAACAGGGCCTACAGTGTTCTTCAGATAATGCACTGCAGAATGGTCAAAGTCTCCCCAAAAGTAAAGGTGATGAAGGTGGCTCAAaatcaacaaagaaaacactcctGCAGGGAATCAGTCTTCCTTCCAGTGCCTCCATGGAAGCCGAGAAAGTTCAACACATGAATGCAACCAGCTCAAAAACACCTAATTCTAGAAACGAATTTCAGGAAAGCTCTGTAATTTCAACTACTGGCACAGCTGTTGTGCCATCTGTAAGACTGTCTGCTGCAGacagtttttcctctgtaaatgTTCTCAAAAGTATGGACTTAATAAGCAGTGCTGGCACGCCCGTGacttctgcagcagaaggaatgaAGGCTGTAACGGTAATAAGTACTCTGCCTGCCAGTCCCCTAGAGAACTGCTGGTCTTTTTCAGGCTCTACAGGTGTTGTCCCTTCAGACTTGAAAAATATGAGTAGCCTTACACGGATGCCTTCAGCTGGAAACACACAGACCACATGGACAACTTTGCAGCTAGCAGGAAATACTGTGCAGCCACTAAGCCAAACACCATCCAGTATAATGACTGCGCTGCTAAGTGAGCCAGTGAATGGGGCTAGTACTGtatctcctgctcacagcaggccTTTGACTACAAGCATTAGTTTGAATACTCTGCCTATAGATGGGCAGGCAGCTGAACAGATCGTAGTTACCTTGCCCTCATGCCCATCCCTACCTATGCAGCCATTAATCAGCCAACCACAGGTTAAAACTCAGGCTGCAGGAAGTATCCTTCCATTAAATTCAACTATGCAGGTAATTCAAATGGCTCAGCCAGTTGCATCAGCTGTGACAGGAGCACCAGCGAACCAGAATGTCATCATTCTCCAGCCTCCAAACACAGCTCCGTGTCCTCCAATTGTGAGAGCAGAAGTTCCTAGCCAAAATGTCAGTCAACAAATTGTAATTATTCAAGCTGCCAGTCAGaatcctcttcctctcctctctgcccagccttCTGCTTCTGTCAGAGTTCCTGTGAATGGGCCTGTGGCAGTTGCAAACTCCAGCAACTCTGTACAAAATGCCCATCTTCCACAGACTTTTGGAGGGAAACACCTTGTCCATATATTACCAAGGCCATCATCTTTGCCATCTTCTAGCTCTACGCAAACATTTTCAGTTACAATGTCAAATCAACAGCATCCCCAAACAATCTCATTAAATGGGCAGCTTTTTGCATTGCAGCCTGTGATGTCTTCATCTGGAGCTTCAAATCAAGCCCCTATGCAAATTATACAACCCACCACCAGCGAAGATCCAAATACCAATGTTGCTCTCAATACATTTGGTGCTTTAGCTAACCTCAATCAGAGCATATCACAAATGGCTGGACAAAGCTGCTTACACTTGTCTCTAAGCCACCCTACCAATCCCACAACTGTCCATAACCAGATCACCACAGTTAACTGTGTGTCATTGCCAGCTTCAGCACCCCCCTCAGTGCCTCTGGAGGGTTCAGTATTAACTAGTGCATCTACTTCAACAAATGTTTCCCCcaaaaaagctgctgctggttttctgtctaatacaaaatcaaaaaggacaaacaaaaagcagagtaCAAAAAAACACCTAGCAGCCAACATTAAAGTTTCCTGTCCAGCAATTCCTTGTAAAGATGCAGGGAAAGCAGACAGTGCTTCTGTAGAAGCTGTGGCAAAGCATTCTAAGGGTGAAGGGTTGCCTGAAAACATTCCAGCAGTGTCACAAGCTTTAGGCACGTTGCAGACGAGCGGTACAAGTATTTCTCCTTCCAAAGAAGCTGAGTGCTCAGAGCAAGCAGTGGGATCCTGCCCTGTACCAGAGACAACTTCATCAGAGCTGCCAGCCCCCTCACCATTGCAGCTCGCGGTGTCCGAACGGTTGGCACTGGTCCCACCAACTGCCAGGGatgctgctcctctcctgccaGTGCCTCAGTCTCAAAGCAACCCGCTGACCAGCTCAGCATCATCGGAGTCTTCCACCTGCTGTGAGCCCCCTGCCACCTTAACATCCTCTCAAACTGAAGGACATGGGACAAGTTCTCAGGTTGCTGGGgcatcagcagtgcagagcagcacggTAGGTCAGACTTCCACTGCAGGAACAACTTCAGAATCCTGCAACGTTCCGCAGGGTTCTTCAGTTGTGATGCAAGATGTGGACTTGTTGGAAGGGCAAGGTCTGACCAAAATGCTGTCTGATctcacaaaagaaagaacagttgTGGAAAAAAGCTCTTCTTTTGCTGTTCAAGGGGAGCATTCTAATTTTCCCATGGAAAACTCTAAATCAGTGGATTCAAACGTTGATTTGCCTGAGAAGCAGGAACTCTTGTTAATGAACACAGAAAGTGATGTTCTCTCCCAGCATCACACCTGCGTTTCTGATCAGGAAGTAGTTAGTGCTGCCCTCATcgccagcaggcaggcagactCCCCAATGTCAaccagctctggcagcagtcGAGGCTTCTCTGTGGCATCGATGTTACCAGATACCACCAGAGAAGATGTTACTAGCAACACGTCAACCAGTACATGCAACAGCTGCACGTTTTCAGAACAACCTGACATAGTTGCTCTTGCAGCAAGAGCTATTTTTGACCAGGAAAGCCTTGAGAAAAGTGGAGGAGGAATGCAAGTTAACTTGAGGGAAACCATATCTAAGTCAACTGAGGTTGCAACTCTGGAGAGAGAGCAGCAGACTTTTAAACCTCTACCAGTGAAAGAAAGCAATGCAGGGCCATTAGAAACAGCATCAAACAAATTCAGTGCTCAGGATACAGTACAAACAAATGTTGATAGACAAGTTGAAAAACCAAGCTGTTCTGTAGGAGGTGTGGAAACCTCCAACTCTTTGCAGATTTCAGCTTCCCAGTCACAGAGCATAACCAGTTTGAGTGTGAATAACCTGATACACCAGAGTCGCATTGTCCATCCCCTCGTGAGTTGCTCAAGTTTATCCCAGCCTTCAGAGCCAGCAAGCATTCCTGCAACTGTGGGACTCTCTCTTCCATCTAGTTCTTATGTCAACCCGTCTCCAAGACCTGCTATGATGAGTGAGTATGCTCAGGAACAACTGAATGCTATTAGGGCAAACTCCATGCAAGCTCCTCAGCTGCAGGAATCACACTTAAAGCAGCAAAATCATGAAGGTCGCAAAGACTCTGCCAAGCGGGCTGTTCAGGATGACCTTCTGCTTTCTACTGCAAAGAGGCAAAAGCAGTGTCAGACAGCACCTCTGAGGCTTGAAGGGATGGCACTGATGAATCGAACACCAGAGAATATTGCTGATCAAACACAGATGCTGGTCGGTCAGATGCCTTCTAATTCATCAAATTCAGTGGCATCCTTGAGCAATCAGGGGCACGCAGATGGCCTCAGTAGGCTATTCCCATCAAACAGCAACTTTGTAACTCCAGCTTTGAGGCAAACTGAAGTTCAGTGCAACTCTCAGCCATCCATTTCAGAGCAGCAAGGCCCAGCCGGGCAGCATTTGCAGCCAATTCAGCATGTTCCTGCTCAAGGCATATCTCACCTTCACAATAATCATCCCTacttaaagcagcagcaggctggacAATTAAGAGAAAGGCACCACTTGTATCAGCTGCAGCACCATGTCACTCATGGGGAAAACTCAGTCCACTCTCAACCCCATGGTGTCCACCAGCAGCGAACAATACAACAGGAGGtgcaaatgcaaaagaaacGAAATCTCATCCAAGGGACCCAAGCCCCACAACTTTCTTTACAGCAGAAACACCATGGAAGTGATCAAACACGGCAGAAAGGTGGTCAGCCTCATCCTCACCACcagcaaatgcagcagcagatgcagcagcACTTTGGAGCTTCCCAGCCTGAGAAGAACTGTGAAAATCCTGCAACAAGCAGAAACCATCATAGCCACCCTCAGAGCCATATAAATCAGGATATTATGCATCAACAGCAGCAAGATGttagcagcaggcagcaaggtTCAGCTTCTGAACACGTATCAGGGCACAATCCCATGCAGAGGCTGATGACCTCCAGGGGCTTGGAGCCACAAATGGTATCCCAGGCAAGTATTGTAACCAGGCCCTCTGACATGACCTGCACCCCTCATAGGCAGGAGAGAAACAGAGTTTCCAGCTACTCTGCTGAGGCGCTCATTGGGAAGACACCCTCTAATTCAGAGCAGAGAATAGGAATCTCTCTTCAAGGCCCTAGAGTTTCTGACCAGCTTGAAATGAGAAGCTATATTGATGCTTCTAGAAACAAAGGGCTGGTCATTCACAATATGCAGGGCCGTATATCCATTGATCATACGGTTGGCTCAGATGTGCAACGGCTTTCTGATTGCCAGACATTTAAGCCAGCGGGACCCAACCAACAACCTGCAGGCAATTTTGATGTGCAGGCCTCAAGAAACAGTGAGATTGGTAATTCCGTGTCATCCCTCAGGGGCATGCAGTCGCAAGCTTTTCGAATTGGTCAGAATACTGGGCCGTCCatagaaagacagaagagattGCCTTACCAGCCAGTACAAGGTATTCCAACAGGAAATTCCCTTCCAtcaagggaaaatgaaaatacatgccACCAAAGTTTTATGCAGAGTTTGCTTGCCCCTAACCTTGGAGATCAAGTCAGTGGAAGCCAACGATCAATCCCAGAACATGCGAGGAATACGCAGTGTGGTGCATCCTCCACGATTGAGTACAGCTGTCCGCCAGCCCGGGAGAGCGTCCACATCCGGAGAGATGGCGATGGTCAGAATAGGGAAAGCTGTGACATGTCTATCGGTACAATTAACACCAGGAACAGCTCTTTAACTATTCCCTTCTCAACTTCATCTTCCTCGGGAGACATTCAGGGTCGAAATACAAGCCCAAACATTTCCGTACAGAAGTCCAATCCCATGAGGATGACAGACAGTCATGGAACAAAGAGCCACATGAATACACCTGTCTCCAGCAACATGCATGGGGTTGTGAGGCCAACTCACCCTCACCCTGCAGTTTCTCATGGAAATGGTGAACAAGGGCAGCCTTCTGTTCGTCAGCCAAATTCTTCAGTTACTCAGCGCTCGAGGCATCCTCTACAAGATAACAATGGCTCTAAAATACGGCAGCCTGAAAGGAATCGATCTGGAAATCAAAGACACGGGAATGTCTTTGACCCTAGTCTTCCCCACCTGCCCCTGTCTACCAGCAGCAGTATGATCCTTGGGCGCCAGCAGTCTACTAtagaaaagagaggaagcaTTGTCCGCTTCATGTCTGATGGCCCTCAAGTGTCCAACGACAATGCAGCCTCTGACCAACATACACTTTCTCAGAACTTTGGATTCCCTTTTATCCCAGAGGGTGGCATGAATCCACCCATAAATGCCAACGCGTCCTTCATTCCCCCAGTTACTCAGCCTAGTGCCACTCGAACACCAGCCCTAATCCCCGTCGATCCCCAAAATACGCTGCCATCCTTCTACCCGCCTTACTCTCCTGCCCACCCCACTCTTTCCAATGACATTTCTATCCCTTACTTTCCCAACCAAATGTTTCCTAATCCGAGCACAGAGAAGCCGAGTAGTGGAGGTTTGAACAATCGATTTGGATCTATCTTGTCACCTCCCCGGCCCGTTGGTTTTGCTCAGCcaagttttcctttgcttccagATATGCCACCAATGCACATGACCAATACGTCACACTTATCCAATTTTAACTTGACGTCTTTGTTTCCAGAAATAGCCACAGCTCTTCCTCCAGATGGTTCAGCAATGtctcctttgctttccattGCAAACACATCTGCTTCCGATTCTTCCAAGCAGCCCTCAAACCGACCTGCCCACAATATAAGCCATATTCTAGGTCAtgactgcagctcagctgtaTGA